The Desulfobaculum bizertense DSM 18034 genomic interval ACCCGCGCCTGCCTCGAAATGGCAATCAAGGAAGATGAGCACCCCAGCTGCCTGCTCCTCACCCGTCAGGGTCTGCCGGTTCTGGCTCCTGCATCCTTCCCCAGCGTTGTCGACGGCCCGTCCAAGGGTGGCTACATCCTTAAGGACGCCGAAGGTGAAGCAGAAATCACCATCATCGCCTCTGGTTCCGAAGTCTCCCTCGCACTCGACACCGCTGCTCAGCTCGCACCTCGAAAGGTCCGCGTCGTCAGCGTGCCCTGCATGGACATCTTCGATGCACAGAGCGATGAGTACAAAAAATCCGTTCTCGGCAACGGCCTCCGTGTCGCTGTCGAAGCCGGCGCATCCGGCCTTTGGTACAAGTACACAGGTCTCGACGGCATTGTCTTCGGCCTCGACCACTTCGGTGCTTCCGCCCCCGCTGGCGAGCTTGCCAAAGAATACGGATTTACACCTGAGAATCTGACTCGTATTATTACTGAAAAACTTGGCTAATTTTTTGGCGCAAGAAAGGAGAAACACAGTGGAAGCTCCTGATCGCAATCTCGCATTGGATCTGGTCCGCATTACGGAAGCAGCAGCGCTGTCTTCTGGCCGTTGGCTTGGTAAAGGCGACAAAGAAGCCGGAGACCAGGCAGCTGTCGACGCAATGCGCCTCTCTTTTAACTCCCTCCCCATTGATGGCACCGTCATCATCGGCGAAGGAGAAAAAGACAAGGCACCGATGCTCTACAATGGTGAGCATGTCGGCGCTGGTGGAGCCCTCAAAGTTGACGTCGCTGTCGACCCCGTTGAAGGTACCAACCTTCTCGCCTACGGCCGCCCCAACGCAATTTCCGTCGTTGGCGTAGCTCCCAAAGGCACCATGTTTAACCCCGGTCCCAGCTTCTACATGCAGAAGCTCGTTGTCCCCGCAGCAGCAAAAGACGTCGTTCACCTCGACGCTCCTGTGAAAGACAACCTGACCAACATCGCAAAGGCTCTCGACAAAGACGTTAACGACCTCGTCGTTTTCGTCCTCGACAAGCCCCGACACAAGCAGCTTATCTCTGAGATTCGCGCAACTGGCGCCCGTATTCAGCTCCACACCGACGGCGACGTCGCTGGCTCCCTTATGGCCATCGACCCCCGCTCCGAAGTCGACCTGATGATGGGCACCGGCGGTACCCCAGAAGGCGTTCTCTCCGCTTGCGCTATCCGCGCTATGGGCGGCGAAATGCTCGCCCGTCTCGACCCCCGCTCCAAAAAAGAAGAGCAGGCTCTCATTGACGCCGGTATCGACATCCGCGAAATCTACACCGTTCGCACCCTCGTCAAAACCGACGACACCTTCTTCGCCGCTACCGGTATCTCCGGCGGCACCTTCCTGAAAGGCGTGACCTACACTGGTCAGGGCGCGACCACCCACTCTCTCGTTATGCGTGGCAAAACCGGCACAATCCGGTACATCGACGCACAGCATAAGTGGGATAAGCTCATGCGATTCTCTTCCGTAAAATACGACTAGAATCTCACGACGCATCCAAAGCCCTCTTACTCTGTAAGGGGGCTTTTTTTATGGCATGGCAGGATGATACGAGACTCCGTCTCGTGCTCTGCAAGGGGCGCTGCCCCTTGACCCCGCCCAAGGACGAGGCCCTTGGGAATCCCACTTTCGCTCAAAAAATACGGCTGAATGGGATGAAAGCTTCGCTTTCCTCTCCATCAGCCGTATTTTTTGAGCTAGTGGGCGTTTCCCGATCGCGTGTTCTTAAGCCTTTTTCTGCCGCACTTATTCCTTTTGAACGCCGAAAGACGTTCTTTACGCTAGCCCCATAAGTTTAAAAGCCGTCCAAGCGAAGCTTGCACGGCTTTTAAACTCGATGAGGATACGTAAGGGAATCATTCCCTTACGCGGGGTCCGGGGCTGGCCCCGGTCCTCTTCCCTTCCCACCCATCCAGCCCTCACGGGCTGTGGCTGGCCCCAATCTTCCCACCCACACAGGCCCCACTAAAGACGTACTACCTGTATGACTGTAATACACGCACCAGTCCCTGATGGTCAGGCATATGCGTGGCAAGAGGCTGAGCCGGAACCTGCGATGAAATGTCGTCATAGGGCGGCCCACTGTGACGATAAATCACACCAAGAGGAATACGCTCCTCAAACTCAAAAGCTTTGCGTAAGGCCTGCGCGCGATCATAGGGGTCATAGGTTTCTGGCAACTCGTAACACCGCTCCTTGTACCACGCATGGGTGTTGACCTTGTTGAAAGAAACACAGGGCTGGAGAATATCAATCAAGGCAAAACCACGATACTCCATACCCTTCTGAATAAGCGCTGCGAGATGATCGGGCATACCGGAAAAGGCACGCGCGACAAAGCCAATTCCCATAGAAATAGCAACGGCAATGGGGTTAAACGGATGAGAGGGAACCCCCTGAGGCTGCGTCTTGGTCTTCTGCCCAAACATTGTTGTCGGACTCGCCTGCCCCTTTGTGAGACCATAAATCTGATTGTCGTGGGCAAGAAGTGTTATGTCCATGTTGCGCCGGGCCGCAGCGAGAAAATGATTCCCACCTTCGCCGTAATTGCACCCATCGCCACTGCATACCAAAAGCTTCATGCCGGGGTTCGCGAGATGTGCCCCCTGCGCAACGGGCAAAGCACGCCCATGCAGGCCATTGTGAAAATTAATATTCAAATAGTGAGGCATCTTTGCCGCCTGCCCAATCCCGGAAACCATCATGACCTCATGCGGGGCAAGATTCTGGGCAACAAGGGCCTGCATAATGGCCTGCCGAATACCAAAATTGCCACAACCAGGGCACCATGATGTTTCAAAATCGCCATAATCTTCGAGACGAACCATAGCTACCCCCTCTGCTCCAGTTGAAGGTCAGACGTATCAAGCGCTCGATAAATGTAGCCTGCTGTCAGCGGCAAGCCATCATAGCGCAAAATCCTGAGATCAAAATCAAGCCCACACACCTTGCGCACAAGCCCGGCAAACTGCCCAGTGATATTGCTCTCTACACATACGGTGACACGAGCGCGAGAGGCCCAGTCCAAAAGTTTTCTTGTTGGGAGGGGCCAGACCTGCCGAAAATGCATCACCGCAACCCTGACATTCTGCTCGCGCAAAAGCTCTGCGGATTCCTTGATTGCACCAAGAGAGGAACCCCAGCCAACGAGTAAAAGGTCTGGATGCTCATCTCCGGCACACACAGGGCTAAGTGCCTCAGCCAACATCCCCTGCTCCTTGCGCATCCGCTTCTCATTCTGGGCGTTGCGCATCACGGGGTCCTCGGTAATCTTGCCGCTCTCCAAGTGCTCGTGAGAATCAGCAACGACACAATGCGGACCAAATCCGGGGATAAGCCGAGGAGAAATACCTGATTCTGTGAGTGCATAACGCTGATACGCTCCCTCTGGAAACTCTGAGTGCTCGGCTGGACGATGAAGAGGCGGAAGCGCCTCAAGATCAAAAGCCTCAACAGTATGGATATTGTCAGCTAAGTACTGGTCTGTAAGAATGACAACTGGAGTCTGATACTTCTCGGCAAGATTCATCGCCTGAAAACCAGCCTGAAAACATTCCTCAACAGTCCCGGGAGTCAAAATTGCGCGGGGAAACTCGCCATGCCCGGCATAGAGCGCAAGATTGAGGTCAGCCTGCTCTGTATGCGTCGGAAGCCCTGTCGCAGGCCCGGGCCGCTGCGCAATGGCCGCAACGACAGGAGTCTCTGCAACTCCCGCGAGACTCATTGCCTCGGTCATAAGCGCAAAGCCACCACCAGACGTCGGGACAATGGCTCGAGCACCGGCATAAGATGCCCCCTGAGCCATGTTGAGAGCCGCAATCTCATCCTCAACCTGTTCAACCACAACACCAAGCTCAGCCCCTTTGCTTATAAGCGTCTGGGCAATGGAAGTCCCCGGTGTCATGGGATAAAACGAACAGAAATTGCAGCCACCAGCCAAAGCCCCAAGCGCAATAGCTTCATTACCATTCATAAGAAGCCACGGAATTTCTGGAGACTCTGGTAATGGACGGCAGGCTATCTCCTGCCCAAGCGCCCACGCATAAGAATCGCGTAAGACATCCAAATTCTGCTTAACGATATCCTCACCTTTCCGGGAAAAGCTTTCTTCCAAAAGCTGAGCGATCTCAATCTGAGGAATCCCAATTAACGCCCCGACAACCGCACTGCCCGCCACATTATAATAGATAGGCTTTGGAGCAAGCGAGGCCAGCGGGATTCGTATACTCCTGTGCCCTTGCGGATCGAGTCCATCGCCAAGGACAAGAAGCCCTCCGGGACGCAAGGTCGACGCGCACTGCTCCACAGCTTCCTGATTCAAAGCAATAACAATATCCGCAAGCTCATCAGGGGCATTTGTGCACTCTGCTCCGGCCCGTATGGCAAAGGTATTGAATCCACCTCGAATCCTCGACATATACACCTGCGTTACGGACACGTGGTAACCGCTACGAGACAGACTTTTTGACAAAAGCTGCCCAACGGTCGCAAGGCCCTGCCCAGCGGCTCCGCCCACAAGAATCGTGACGAGCTTGTCTGACATGATACCTCCTGCGAAAACGCCATTCTGCCAAGGCAAAAGCGTGTTGCGGGTTCAGTGAGTAGAATAATGGAGTCTATTGTTACACAGATACGCGCCAAACTTAAAGCGCTTTTGAAAAGCGCATAAAAAAGTGCCCCAGCCAAAGGCCGAGGCACCCAATACGTCTTTACTGTGCGGAATCAGCAGGAGGAGTGATGACCCTCTGGGAAAGCTCACGGTCCATCATAAAGAGTCCGCTTCCTTCTTTACCAATAAGGCGAAGCTTGTCGAGAACCTCACCAACACTGTCTTCCTCTTCGACCTGCTCCTCAACAAACCACTGGAGGAAAATATTACAGGCGTGGTCTTTTTCACTCTGGGCCACATCGACCAGCTTGTTGATACGGTCTGTCACATGCTGCTCATGCTTCAGCGTCTCTTCCATCACATCGAGTG includes:
- the glpX gene encoding class II fructose-bisphosphatase; translated protein: MEAPDRNLALDLVRITEAAALSSGRWLGKGDKEAGDQAAVDAMRLSFNSLPIDGTVIIGEGEKDKAPMLYNGEHVGAGGALKVDVAVDPVEGTNLLAYGRPNAISVVGVAPKGTMFNPGPSFYMQKLVVPAAAKDVVHLDAPVKDNLTNIAKALDKDVNDLVVFVLDKPRHKQLISEIRATGARIQLHTDGDVAGSLMAIDPRSEVDLMMGTGGTPEGVLSACAIRAMGGEMLARLDPRSKKEEQALIDAGIDIREIYTVRTLVKTDDTFFAATGISGGTFLKGVTYTGQGATTHSLVMRGKTGTIRYIDAQHKWDKLMRFSSVKYD
- a CDS encoding thiamine pyrophosphate-dependent enzyme, whose protein sequence is MVRLEDYGDFETSWCPGCGNFGIRQAIMQALVAQNLAPHEVMMVSGIGQAAKMPHYLNINFHNGLHGRALPVAQGAHLANPGMKLLVCSGDGCNYGEGGNHFLAAARRNMDITLLAHDNQIYGLTKGQASPTTMFGQKTKTQPQGVPSHPFNPIAVAISMGIGFVARAFSGMPDHLAALIQKGMEYRGFALIDILQPCVSFNKVNTHAWYKERCYELPETYDPYDRAQALRKAFEFEERIPLGVIYRHSGPPYDDISSQVPAQPLATHMPDHQGLVRVLQSYR
- a CDS encoding 2-oxoacid:acceptor oxidoreductase subunit alpha — protein: MSDKLVTILVGGAAGQGLATVGQLLSKSLSRSGYHVSVTQVYMSRIRGGFNTFAIRAGAECTNAPDELADIVIALNQEAVEQCASTLRPGGLLVLGDGLDPQGHRSIRIPLASLAPKPIYYNVAGSAVVGALIGIPQIEIAQLLEESFSRKGEDIVKQNLDVLRDSYAWALGQEIACRPLPESPEIPWLLMNGNEAIALGALAGGCNFCSFYPMTPGTSIAQTLISKGAELGVVVEQVEDEIAALNMAQGASYAGARAIVPTSGGGFALMTEAMSLAGVAETPVVAAIAQRPGPATGLPTHTEQADLNLALYAGHGEFPRAILTPGTVEECFQAGFQAMNLAEKYQTPVVILTDQYLADNIHTVEAFDLEALPPLHRPAEHSEFPEGAYQRYALTESGISPRLIPGFGPHCVVADSHEHLESGKITEDPVMRNAQNEKRMRKEQGMLAEALSPVCAGDEHPDLLLVGWGSSLGAIKESAELLREQNVRVAVMHFRQVWPLPTRKLLDWASRARVTVCVESNITGQFAGLVRKVCGLDFDLRILRYDGLPLTAGYIYRALDTSDLQLEQRG
- a CDS encoding ferritin — protein: MLKKKVEKALNDQIKWELYSSYLYLSMSAFFAKKGLPGFSHWMRMQAQEELMHATKMYDYVLERGGEAKLMAIDAPPSKWDSPLDVMEETLKHEQHVTDRINKLVDVAQSEKDHACNIFLQWFVEEQVEEEDSVGEVLDKLRLIGKEGSGLFMMDRELSQRVITPPADSAQ